A genomic window from Etheostoma spectabile isolate EspeVRDwgs_2016 chromosome 13, UIUC_Espe_1.0, whole genome shotgun sequence includes:
- the LOC116700135 gene encoding uncharacterized protein LOC116700135 encodes MGNMHCPPEDAALLASVAQDICPFPNYSPNPLFINVLSINSSLHLRNHYMAVQSSLTPKQLEDFTQGLRTTFGRDGKVTLGGVGVVALSLAVLFDTLARQVRGEWVSDSGPIPGLFVKNLRGYYPAHVYTVSEYLRLIPHIANNPTRMIEESEKYHKQLVIDHESWDKLVENHTMATKDDTTAVNVFMEQYIAFSLSLHLSRITNFTGNLLDINSNEFPTADIIWNLNCDLKAADKEFLAKVKKSDKRTQEAFESCTPKSGHPSQTWLQHVAKLVMADVLFLPAQSGYANPDSIVAHREHFDLKAHALKKWVE; translated from the exons ATGGGGAACATGCATTGCCCTCCTGAGGATGCAGCCCTCCTGGCCTCTGTTGCTCAAGACATCTGCCCTTTCCCAAACTACAGCCCCAATCCTCTTTTCATCAACGTGCTGTCCATCAACTCTTCACTTCACCTGAG GAACCACTACATGGCAGTGCAGTCCTCCCTGACCCCCAAGCAGCTGGAGGACTTCACCCAGGGCCTGAGGACCACTTTTGGCAGGGACGGCAAGGTCACTCTTGgcggggtgggggtggtggcccTGTCCCTGGCTGTGCTGTTTGACACTCTTGCCAGACAGGTCAGGGGAGAGTGGGTGTCAGACTCAGGTCCTATTCCAGGCTTATTTGTCAAAAACCTGAGAGGGTACTACCCAGCTCATGTCTACACAGTCAGTGAGTACCTGAGGCTGATACCCCACATTGCAAACAACCCTACCAGGATGATAGAGGAGTCAGAGAA GTACCACAAGCAGTTGGTAATCGATCACGAATCTTGGGACAAATTGGTAGAAAACCACACAATGGCGACAAAAGACGACACCACAGCAGTCAATGTGTTTATGGAACAATATATTGCATTCAGTTTATCCCTTCACCTCAGCCGCATAACAAATTTTACAGGTAATCTGTTGGACATCAACTCCAATGAGTTCCCTACAGCTGATATTATCTGGAATCTCAACTGTGACCTAAAGGCTGCTGACAAAGAATTTTTGgctaaagtaaaaaaatctgaCAAACGTACCCAAGAAGCTTTTGAAAGCTGCACGCCAAAGAGTGGACATCCATCGCAGACATGGCTGCAGCATGTTGCCAAGCTAGTTATGGCAGATGTCCTGTTCCTCCCCGCCCAAAGTGGATATGCAAATCCTGATTCAATAGTTGCTCACAGAGAACATTTTGATCTGAAGGCCCATGCACTCAAAAAATGGGTAGAGTAA
- the LOC116700132 gene encoding neuropilin and tolloid-like protein 1: protein MVHKLLLPLALAASLISPDLSGARATKTKAQVKNNSGVTPAGQCGTWVKESEGGYFTSPNYPEKYPPERECVYIIEASPRQCIDLFFDDKYSIEPSWECKFDHIEVRDGPFVFSPIIGRFCGQESPAYVRSSGRYLYIKFVADGELEAIGFSARYNFTQDPEFKGVGELPALPFCEFELNGPEGFVESAQIAAESRALLTEAVDCRWHIKAPPRSRIYMRFLEYEMHNSNECKRNFVAIYDGSSSVEHLKNKFCSTVANDVMLVSSVGVVRMWADEGSRKSKFRILFTTFHEPPCDSGTFFCHSNMCINQTLVCNGIQNCVFPWDENHCKEKRKASILDTLDNTNLAIIGVTCGLVVILLIISVIIQVKQPRKKYIIRRDDFDPALLHPGFEPPHYELCTLRRTPSGELTDAALAEDFENFHKLRRSSSKCIRDHHCGSFHGSMHGSVHGSRSNLSMRDATISADGGALVPPPMSPPMMGLQSSRLSHHTTPAGRRSMMVMKHSYSQDGAEGYGEEEDEEDDLMMDDGPTTSQHHMHHHQIHHGTSGLDHTVHRTLSNDF from the exons ATGGTGCACAAACTTCTGCTGCCCCTCG CTTTAGCAGCAAGCCTCATCTCACCTGATCTGTCAGGTGCCAGAGCTACCAAAACAAAAGCTCAAG TGAAGAACAACTCAGGTGTGACACCAGCAGGGCAGTGTGGGACGTGGGTTAAAGAGTCTGAGGGAGGGTATTTCACTTCACCCAACTACCCTGAGAAATACCCGCCTGAGAGGGAATGTGTCTACATTATAGAAG CCTCTCCCCGACAGTGCATCGACTTGTTCTTCGATGACAAGTATTCCATCGAGCCGTCCTGGGAGTGTAAGTTCGACCACATCGAGGTCCGCGATGGGccctttgttttctctcccaTCATTGGCCGCTTCTGTGGGCAGGAAAGCCCCGCGTATGTCCGCTCCAGTGGGAGGTACCTGTACATCAAGTTTGTGGCTGATGGAGAACTGGAGGCCATCGGTTTCTCTGCCCGGTATAACTTTACACAAG ATCCAGAGTTCAAAGGGGTTGGGGAACTGCCAGCTCTGCCAT TTTGTGAATTTGAGCTGAACGGACCGGAAGGCTTTGTGGAGTCCGCCCAGATAGCCGCAGAGAGCCGGGCGCTGCTGACTGAGGCCGTAGACTGCAGGTGGCACATCAAGGCGCCACCAAGATCCAGG ATCTACATGCGTTTCCTGGAGTATGAGATGCACAACTCGAATGAGTGCAAGCGTAATTTTGTTGCCATCTATGACGGCAGCAGTTCAGTTGAGCACCTGAAGAATAAGTTCTGCTCCACAGTGGCCAATGATGTGATGCTGGTGTCCTCTGTGGGCGTGGTGAGGATGTGGGCAGATGAAGGAAGCAGGAAAAGCAAATTCAGGATCCTCTTTACAACTTTCCATGAGC CTCCGTGTGATAGTGGAACTTTCTTTTGCCATAGCAACATGTGCATCAACCAAACCCTGGTTTGCAATGGTATCCAAAACTGTGTTTTTCCATGGGATGAGAATCACTGCAAAG AGAAGAGGAAAGCCAGCATCTTGGACACGCTGGATAACACTAACCTCGCTATCATTGGAGTAACCTGTGGCCTGGTTGTCATCCTGCTTATCATCTCTGTCATCATCCAGGTCAAACAGCCTCGCAAGAAATACATCATCCGCAG AGATGACTTTGACCCTGCCCTCCTCCACCCTGGTTTTGAGCCTCCTCACTATGAGCTCTGCACTCTGCGCCGCACCCCATCCGGCGAACTCACTGATGCCGCCCTGGCTGAGGACTTTGAGAATTTCCACAAGCTCCGGCGCTCCTCCTCTAAATGCATCCGCGACCACCATTGTGGGTCTTTCCATGGGAGCATGCATGGCAGTGTCCACGGTAGCCGCAGTAATCTGAGCATGAGGGACGCCACCATCTCGGCCGATGGGGGGGCTCTTGTGCCGCCGCCGATGTCGCCGCCGATGATGGGCCTGCAGTCATCACGCCTctcccaccacaccacaccagcAGGTCGAAGGAGCATGATGGTGATGAAGCATAGCTATTCTCAGGACGGGGCTGAGGGGTacggggaggaggaggatgaggaggatgactTGATGATGGATGATGGTCCCACCACTAGCCAGCACCACATGCACCACCATCAAATCCACCATGGCACATCGGGGCTGGACCACACTGTCCACCGTACACTGTCTAATGATTTCTAA